One genomic region from Clostridia bacterium encodes:
- a CDS encoding extracellular solute-binding protein, with protein sequence MKKILCVLLVIVLLGALSASLFACKSTPRDEILKLYFPGEYIDEDIFPIFESWYKEQTGKNVKVVLDEFDAVENIQLAVEGSKADYDILCPSDYMVEYLIKKQLVLPFDQEIVGAVSSATFKSDYVELMKLYDPNLQYAIPYMYGTLGIVYDKSKTNKEITSWDALFGREFSGHISVKDSIRDAYAAACLYNARTTLSGLSGAEQKAAVQAVFEDTTAETVNKAKNTLLGVKRVEGNVWDVDDIKYEMGANKSNVAVALMWSCDAGYVMNDYEDLDGKMHAGNRNLWYVVPEEGGNVYIDNLVINKYAKNAEAANYFLKFLCRADIAKTNSEWAGAVSIVAAVFDELYEEYTADEDGMFEGAPTGWKEMFLETMFPSSATLNRCGVMKDLGDGKTRVSTMWSQIQ encoded by the coding sequence ATGAAAAAGATACTTTGCGTATTGCTGGTGATCGTGCTTCTCGGTGCGCTGTCCGCGTCGCTGTTCGCGTGTAAGTCCACCCCGCGCGACGAAATCTTGAAGCTTTATTTCCCGGGCGAATATATCGACGAGGATATTTTCCCGATCTTCGAAAGCTGGTATAAAGAGCAGACGGGGAAGAACGTCAAGGTCGTGTTGGACGAATTCGACGCGGTCGAAAACATTCAGCTTGCGGTCGAAGGAAGCAAAGCGGATTACGATATCCTTTGCCCGAGCGACTATATGGTCGAGTATCTGATCAAAAAGCAGCTCGTCCTTCCTTTCGATCAAGAGATCGTCGGCGCAGTCTCTTCCGCGACGTTCAAGAGCGATTACGTCGAACTGATGAAACTGTACGATCCCAATCTTCAATATGCGATCCCGTATATGTACGGAACGCTCGGCATCGTCTACGATAAGAGCAAGACGAATAAAGAGATCACGAGTTGGGACGCGCTGTTCGGAAGAGAATTCTCCGGTCATATCTCGGTCAAAGATTCCATCCGCGACGCATACGCGGCGGCTTGCCTGTACAATGCGCGCACGACTCTTTCCGGACTTTCGGGCGCGGAGCAAAAGGCCGCCGTCCAAGCCGTTTTCGAAGACACGACCGCGGAGACCGTCAACAAGGCGAAGAATACCCTCCTCGGCGTCAAGAGAGTCGAAGGCAACGTCTGGGACGTGGACGATATCAAATACGAAATGGGCGCGAATAAGAGCAACGTCGCGGTCGCTTTGATGTGGAGCTGCGACGCGGGTTACGTTATGAACGACTACGAGGATCTGGACGGGAAAATGCACGCCGGAAACCGCAACCTTTGGTACGTCGTTCCCGAAGAAGGCGGCAACGTCTATATCGATAACCTCGTGATCAATAAATATGCGAAAAACGCGGAAGCGGCGAATTACTTCCTGAAATTCCTTTGCAGAGCGGATATCGCGAAGACGAACAGCGAATGGGCGGGCGCCGTCAGCATCGTCGCGGCGGTGTTTGACGAACTGTACGAAGAGTACACCGCGGACGAAGACGGAATGTTCGAAGGTGCGCCGACCGGTTGGAAGGAAATGTTCCTCGAAACGATGTTCCCGTCGAGCGCGACTTTGAACCGCTGCGGCGTGATGAAAGACCTCGGCGACGGCAAGACCCGCGTTTCCACGATGTGGTCGCAGATCCAATAA
- a CDS encoding AEC family transporter — translation MQFFTTLTTVALMLAYAIPGFLFVKSKTVKPESISAFARVLLFVCQPCLILYSLNAATFTMDFLRQMGIFFGLCTAMQIVVICSMTLILKRKFDDVRNRICSIASSLANVGFFGVPLIEAILPTHPEVVAFSTVFSVSLNLISWSLAVGIIAWDRNKMSVRNMIVNPTTVSLLVALPLFFTATKLPSAIAPAVELLGRMTTPMCMLILGMRLATVTPRDLFLNPRVYIATAIKNVVYPLLSFAVIFFIPIPTYVKICFFVLGCCPSASMVLNMSELINEGQTSAACTVLISTLSCIATVPLLSLMIPLLS, via the coding sequence ATGCAATTTTTTACGACGTTAACGACCGTAGCTTTAATGCTCGCTTATGCGATCCCCGGGTTTCTCTTCGTAAAATCGAAGACGGTAAAGCCCGAATCTATCAGCGCGTTCGCCCGCGTTCTTTTATTCGTTTGCCAGCCCTGCCTGATCCTCTACTCCCTGAATGCCGCCACTTTCACGATGGATTTTTTGCGTCAGATGGGGATATTCTTCGGGCTTTGCACCGCGATGCAGATCGTCGTCATCTGCTCGATGACGCTGATTTTGAAGCGCAAGTTCGACGACGTCCGTAACCGAATCTGCTCGATCGCGTCCTCTCTTGCGAACGTCGGATTTTTCGGCGTCCCCCTGATCGAAGCGATCCTGCCGACGCATCCCGAAGTCGTCGCGTTCTCGACCGTCTTTTCCGTCAGCTTGAACTTGATCTCTTGGTCGCTCGCCGTCGGCATCATCGCTTGGGACAGGAATAAAATGAGCGTCCGCAATATGATCGTCAATCCGACGACCGTCTCCCTTTTGGTCGCCCTGCCCCTTTTCTTCACCGCGACGAAGCTTCCGAGCGCGATCGCGCCCGCAGTCGAGCTTCTCGGCAGGATGACGACGCCGATGTGTATGCTGATCCTCGGAATGCGCCTCGCGACCGTTACGCCGCGCGATCTCTTCTTGAATCCGCGCGTCTATATCGCGACCGCGATCAAAAACGTCGTCTATCCTCTGCTTTCCTTCGCGGTGATCTTCTTCATCCCGATCCCGACCTACGTCAAAATTTGTTTCTTCGTCCTCGGGTGTTGCCCGAGTGCGAGCATGGTTCTCAATATGTCAGAGCTCATCAACGAAGGGCAGACTTCCGCGGCGTGCACCGTCCTTATCAGCACGCTTTCCTGCATCGCGACCGTCCCCCTGCTCTCCTTAATGATTCCGCTTTTGAGTTGA